The following proteins are encoded in a genomic region of Gimesia algae:
- the rhaB gene encoding rhamnulokinase — protein sequence MPAQCFLGVDLGAESGRVLAGILNENKIQLEEIYRFSNGPVPIAGTRRWNVTGLWTSILKGLSLAAQKYGDQIISVGVDTWGVDYVLLSENQEMLGQPYHYRDPRTEGMLNLATSRVPQQEIFDATGLQFMEINTLYQLLAMQQTDPELLNQARTFLMMADFFHWLLSGSQVVEFTNATTTQCLNPLTGDWAYDLLRKLEIPTAMLPKLVSPGTKLGTLREEVMLHTGLSKIDVITPATHDTASAVAAIPTTQTGNPNWAYISSGTWSLMGVEVNSAVLGKRAFELNFTNEGGIDGTYRLLKNIMGLWLVQECKRSYERQGQALEYSELAEAATFAEPFRSLVDPDDPRFLSPPDMLEAISQYCVETSQPIPETAGQYIRCALESLALKYRKVSGWLEELTGIPVEVIHIVGGGTKNELLNQFTANACQIPVITGPVEATGLGNVLVQARAIGAVSSLSEIRKIVLNSIETNRYEPQEKVVWDQAIQRFDSLRNNKVES from the coding sequence ATGCCGGCGCAGTGTTTTTTAGGAGTTGATCTGGGGGCAGAAAGCGGGCGTGTCCTCGCAGGCATCCTGAATGAAAATAAAATCCAGCTGGAAGAAATCTATCGTTTCAGTAATGGACCAGTCCCGATTGCAGGAACGCGTCGCTGGAATGTAACCGGCCTGTGGACTTCGATACTGAAAGGACTTTCTCTCGCCGCACAAAAATATGGCGATCAGATCATTTCCGTCGGCGTTGATACATGGGGAGTCGACTATGTACTACTTTCCGAAAACCAGGAAATGCTGGGGCAACCTTATCATTATCGAGATCCGCGCACGGAAGGTATGTTGAATCTCGCCACTTCGCGCGTCCCGCAACAGGAAATATTTGACGCGACAGGTCTACAGTTCATGGAGATCAACACCCTATATCAGCTGTTAGCGATGCAGCAGACCGATCCTGAATTACTCAATCAGGCCAGAACATTTCTGATGATGGCCGACTTCTTTCACTGGTTGCTTTCCGGGAGTCAGGTTGTGGAATTCACGAATGCCACGACAACACAATGCCTGAATCCCCTAACCGGAGACTGGGCTTATGATTTGCTCCGTAAGCTCGAGATCCCAACCGCCATGCTTCCCAAGCTAGTCTCACCTGGAACAAAACTGGGAACCTTACGCGAAGAAGTCATGCTCCATACGGGTCTCAGTAAAATTGATGTCATCACTCCTGCTACTCACGACACAGCTTCAGCAGTTGCCGCCATCCCGACCACTCAGACAGGAAATCCCAACTGGGCTTACATCAGCTCTGGTACCTGGTCACTGATGGGAGTCGAAGTCAATTCTGCAGTTTTAGGCAAACGAGCCTTTGAATTGAATTTTACTAATGAAGGAGGCATTGATGGCACCTATCGATTACTGAAAAATATTATGGGGCTCTGGCTGGTACAGGAATGCAAGCGCTCCTATGAACGCCAGGGACAAGCTCTGGAGTATTCAGAACTGGCTGAAGCTGCAACCTTCGCAGAACCGTTTCGTTCACTTGTTGATCCGGATGATCCACGATTCTTGAGCCCTCCTGACATGCTGGAAGCGATTTCACAGTACTGCGTTGAAACCAGTCAGCCGATACCAGAAACCGCTGGTCAGTACATTCGCTGTGCACTGGAAAGCCTGGCATTGAAATATCGTAAGGTTTCAGGCTGGCTGGAAGAATTGACAGGAATCCCGGTCGAAGTCATTCATATCGTCGGGGGAGGAACTAAAAACGAGCTGCTGAATCAGTTCACCGCGAATGCCTGCCAGATACCGGTCATCACCGGTCCGGTAGAAGCCACAGGACTTGGAAATGTATTAGTTCAGGCAAGAGCTATTGGCGCGGTCAGTTCACTATCTGAAATACGGAAGATTGTGCTGAATTCGATAGAAACCAATCGTTACGAACCTCAGGAGAAGGTCGTTTGGGACCAGGCAATTCAACGATTTGACAGTCTGCGCAATAATAAAGTTGAATCATAG
- the ftsY gene encoding signal recognition particle-docking protein FtsY codes for MGLFDRLKRGLEKTKEVLRTDVRDLFKAGEILDDQKIEQFEARLIKTDMGVVASSAICEEIRKKHGGRTVILDEIEETVKEKIRTLLEGEGDAKWDISDPLSPLNNNPDGVTVILVAGVNGVGKTTSIAKLANLILKQKKTVLLAAGDTFRAAAVEQLTMWANRLGCEIVTRPDGTDPASVAYSGCERALETGVDYLIIDTAGRLQTHTNLMEELEKIKRVVSKKIPNAPHESLLVLDATTGQNGISQAEHFSKSIECSGLILAKLDGTARGGVTVAIRQKMGIPVKYVGVGELIDDLELFNSQGFVDALFTSAS; via the coding sequence ATGGGTCTGTTTGACCGATTAAAGCGTGGTTTAGAAAAAACTAAAGAAGTATTGAGGACAGATGTCCGCGATTTATTTAAAGCGGGCGAAATCCTGGATGACCAGAAAATTGAACAGTTTGAAGCCCGTTTGATCAAAACGGACATGGGAGTCGTTGCCTCCTCCGCAATTTGTGAAGAAATCCGCAAAAAGCATGGCGGCCGTACGGTTATTCTGGATGAAATCGAAGAGACAGTGAAAGAGAAAATCCGTACGCTGCTCGAGGGTGAAGGGGATGCAAAGTGGGATATCTCAGACCCATTATCTCCCTTAAATAACAATCCTGATGGTGTGACTGTAATTCTGGTGGCAGGAGTGAATGGTGTCGGAAAAACGACTTCTATTGCGAAACTGGCCAATCTGATACTGAAACAGAAAAAAACGGTATTATTAGCTGCAGGAGATACATTCCGGGCCGCTGCGGTCGAACAACTTACCATGTGGGCCAATAGACTGGGATGTGAAATTGTTACTAGACCCGATGGTACGGACCCGGCCAGTGTAGCTTATTCTGGGTGCGAACGCGCCTTGGAAACTGGTGTTGATTACCTGATTATCGATACTGCAGGACGTTTACAGACTCACACAAACCTGATGGAAGAACTGGAAAAAATCAAACGTGTTGTCAGCAAAAAAATCCCGAATGCACCTCATGAAAGTTTATTGGTTCTGGATGCAACTACTGGACAGAACGGAATCAGTCAGGCAGAACATTTTTCGAAATCTATCGAATGTTCTGGATTAATTTTAGCAAAATTAGATGGTACAGCACGGGGAGGAGTCACTGTTGCCATCCGTCAGAAAATGGGGATCCCCGTGAAATACGTCGGTGTCGGGGAGCTAATTGATGATCTTGAGTTGTTTAATTCACAGGGATTTGTCGATGCCCTCTTTACAAGTGCCTCATAA